From a region of the Mycobacterium sp. SMC-8 genome:
- a CDS encoding helicase HerA domain-containing protein, protein MTGIAEAVQNSTELKKPLTALINQECYPVGGVYKLDYDSAVVLTDDYKKKVAGGVPRGGFLLAAAGANTADGFVLEDQEVILLRVRSTAGLPNESELVQTRLAVVRDADASGVGFDDVTDVLTRNELQQSAFDCEVLGTFYTDTDERNAPIRFGADIDNVVVSARYQVFLPSPQVLSWLASYPGPANPNDALVVGHVRFAATRRKARISKTDTAEVQVDVADFVGRKTAVFGMTRTGKSNTMKTLVTAVHQYGSEHRRLIGQLIFDPQGEYANVNPQDGTGLRLLGDDDSSVRIYKVEPDPSDDREKALRINFYDREVLEAAWSLVSDATATVNTNYAKSFRSAALTEPDAGDRSAHSRWGWAMVAFYGLLAKCGFQCAALPQDLIIAAPSAPTDQFIARHAGMLSQAGRAGSYRVHSPAAARAFAEWVGEHSADYPKWHDTENCHFVDIFGVYKYTGITSAIRTIRAFHGAQSAGDVGEHLWQDMMAGRLAIVDLSSGNDTVAKTMSERIVSHLLNRAGERFRSDLEPIDMQIIVEEAHNLFERGGRDVADDPWVRLSKEAAKYRMGLVYATQEVTSVDKRILSNTSNWLVAHLNSDHETRELSHYYDFKVWAPSIMRAEDVGFVRMKTYSGKYIVPVQIAKFDHAMVNAARLAAGLPELELDARPEGR, encoded by the coding sequence GTGACCGGAATCGCTGAAGCAGTGCAGAATTCGACGGAGCTGAAAAAGCCGCTGACCGCGCTGATCAACCAGGAGTGTTACCCCGTCGGCGGGGTGTACAAGCTGGACTACGACTCGGCGGTGGTACTCACCGACGATTACAAGAAGAAGGTGGCCGGTGGCGTTCCGCGCGGCGGGTTCCTGCTCGCGGCCGCCGGCGCGAACACCGCCGACGGCTTCGTGCTCGAAGACCAGGAGGTCATCCTGCTGAGGGTGCGGTCGACCGCCGGGCTGCCCAACGAGTCCGAGCTGGTGCAGACGCGGCTGGCGGTGGTCCGCGACGCCGATGCATCCGGAGTCGGCTTCGACGACGTGACCGACGTGCTGACCCGAAACGAGTTGCAGCAGTCGGCTTTCGACTGCGAAGTGCTGGGCACCTTCTACACCGACACCGATGAGCGCAATGCCCCGATCCGATTCGGCGCCGACATCGACAACGTCGTCGTGTCCGCCCGGTACCAGGTGTTCCTGCCGTCCCCGCAGGTGCTGTCCTGGCTGGCCTCCTACCCCGGCCCGGCGAATCCGAACGACGCGCTGGTCGTAGGGCACGTGCGCTTCGCCGCCACCCGACGTAAGGCGCGCATCTCGAAAACCGACACCGCCGAGGTACAGGTCGATGTCGCCGACTTCGTGGGCCGCAAGACCGCCGTGTTCGGGATGACACGGACCGGTAAGTCCAACACCATGAAGACTCTCGTCACCGCCGTGCACCAGTACGGCTCCGAGCACCGCCGTTTGATCGGTCAGCTGATCTTTGATCCCCAGGGCGAGTACGCCAATGTCAATCCCCAGGACGGGACCGGGCTGCGGCTGCTCGGCGACGACGACTCCAGCGTGCGAATCTACAAGGTCGAGCCCGACCCCTCCGACGACCGCGAGAAGGCGCTGCGGATCAACTTCTACGATCGCGAGGTACTCGAGGCTGCGTGGAGCCTTGTCAGCGACGCCACAGCCACGGTGAACACGAACTACGCCAAGAGTTTCCGCTCGGCTGCGCTGACCGAGCCCGACGCCGGCGACCGTAGCGCGCACAGCCGCTGGGGGTGGGCGATGGTCGCGTTCTACGGGCTGCTGGCCAAGTGCGGTTTCCAGTGCGCGGCCCTGCCGCAAGACCTCATCATCGCTGCACCATCGGCCCCCACCGACCAATTCATCGCCCGGCACGCCGGCATGCTGAGCCAGGCTGGCCGTGCCGGGAGCTACCGCGTGCACTCTCCCGCGGCCGCTCGTGCGTTCGCCGAGTGGGTAGGTGAGCATTCGGCTGACTACCCCAAGTGGCACGACACCGAGAACTGCCACTTCGTCGACATCTTCGGGGTATACAAGTACACCGGCATTACCTCGGCGATCCGCACGATTCGCGCCTTCCACGGCGCCCAGTCCGCCGGTGACGTCGGTGAGCACCTCTGGCAGGACATGATGGCCGGCCGGTTGGCGATCGTGGACCTGTCCAGCGGCAACGACACGGTCGCCAAGACGATGTCCGAACGGATCGTCAGCCACCTGCTCAACCGCGCCGGGGAGCGGTTCCGCTCCGACCTCGAACCCATCGATATGCAGATCATCGTCGAAGAGGCGCACAACCTGTTCGAGCGCGGCGGTCGCGACGTCGCGGACGACCCCTGGGTCAGGCTGTCCAAGGAAGCCGCCAAGTACCGGATGGGCCTGGTGTACGCGACCCAGGAGGTTACCTCCGTCGACAAGCGCATTCTGTCGAACACATCCAACTGGCTTGTCGCGCATCTCAATTCGGATCACGAGACGCGTGAGCTGTCGCACTACTACGACTTCAAGGTGTGGGCGCCCAGCATTATGCGCGCCGAAGACGTCGGCTTCGTGCGGATGAAGACCTACTCCGGCAAGTACATAGTCCCGGTCCAAATCGCCAAGTTCGACCACGCAATGGTCAACGCCGCACGCCTCGCGGCCGGTCTGCCCGAACTCGAACTCGACGCCCGCCCCGAGGGTCGTTGA
- a CDS encoding DNA adenine methylase, with amino-acid sequence MALVSTPAVSTASAGLACVADTFGASPAIGRRPRTLQKAPKPIAHALAAGRYQSPLRYPGAKSSLASVIARLITSARRSREVDHVDLLVEPFAGGASASLRLVGSGVVDRILLADADPLVAAFWQTAAEDTERLVDRAYDEWHRFVRPGGYIGVARWDYWKAWEPRRGAQPRTRRLGAAMKCLFLNRTTFSGILHGTAGPLGGRLQESPYPIGCRWNPDALAERIRLIGHLYDSGRLVDVWRKDWQQTLADVPEYYPQLLPSRVVAYLDPPYVEKSSALYRASFDPAYSYHGTRRAQASKDDSLHLMLAHYLTHKAQFRWVLSYDNHPMLTENRWLYARSRMTPSASDRALLGVSQWTISKRLVATRYSAAGRVGKRSADELLLTTLPPATVPIDDELREL; translated from the coding sequence ATGGCACTCGTCAGCACTCCCGCGGTATCCACGGCCTCGGCCGGGCTGGCATGTGTCGCCGACACATTCGGCGCATCGCCGGCCATCGGCCGCCGCCCAAGGACCCTGCAGAAGGCGCCTAAGCCGATTGCGCACGCGCTGGCCGCAGGGCGCTATCAGTCACCACTACGATATCCGGGAGCCAAGTCCTCGCTCGCATCGGTGATCGCCCGGCTCATCACGTCTGCGCGGCGATCCCGCGAAGTAGATCACGTCGATCTCTTGGTGGAGCCGTTCGCCGGCGGGGCGTCGGCCTCCCTGCGCCTGGTCGGTTCGGGAGTGGTCGACCGCATCTTGCTGGCCGACGCCGACCCACTCGTCGCCGCGTTCTGGCAGACCGCCGCGGAAGACACCGAACGCCTTGTCGACCGCGCCTACGACGAGTGGCACCGATTCGTCCGTCCCGGCGGGTACATCGGCGTCGCGCGGTGGGACTACTGGAAGGCGTGGGAGCCGCGGCGGGGCGCGCAGCCTCGGACTCGCCGACTGGGAGCGGCGATGAAGTGTCTGTTCCTCAACCGCACGACGTTCTCGGGGATCCTGCACGGCACTGCTGGGCCTCTGGGCGGCCGACTTCAAGAGAGTCCCTACCCGATCGGATGCCGCTGGAATCCTGACGCCCTCGCCGAGCGCATCCGGTTGATTGGACACCTCTATGACAGCGGCCGTCTCGTTGACGTGTGGCGCAAGGATTGGCAGCAGACTCTGGCGGATGTGCCTGAGTACTACCCTCAGTTGCTTCCCTCGCGTGTCGTGGCGTATCTGGATCCGCCGTATGTGGAGAAATCGTCCGCCTTGTACCGAGCGTCGTTCGATCCGGCGTACAGCTACCACGGGACACGACGGGCCCAAGCGTCAAAGGACGACTCCTTGCACCTTATGCTGGCCCATTACCTGACCCATAAGGCGCAGTTCCGGTGGGTGCTGAGCTACGACAACCATCCAATGTTGACCGAGAACAGGTGGCTTTACGCCCGTAGCCGCATGACGCCGAGTGCATCCGACCGCGCGTTGCTCGGCGTATCGCAGTGGACCATCAGCAAACGTCTGGTGGCGACGCGGTACTCCGCGGCCGGCCGAGTGGGCAAGCGTTCGGCCGATGAACTGCTGCTCACGACACTGCCGCCAGCGACGGTCCCGATCGACGACGAGCTGCGGGAACTCTGA
- the dcd gene encoding dCTP deaminase, protein MLLSDRDIRAEIDAGRLGVDPFDDSLVQPSSVDVRLDNLFRVFNNTRYTHIDPAQRQDDLTSLVEPKEGEPFVLHPGEFVLGATLERCTLPDDLAGRLEGKSSLGRLGLLTHSTAGFIDPGFSGHITLELSNVANLPITLWPGMKIGQLCLLRLTSPAQHPYGSGAVGSKYQGQRGPTPSRSYQNFLKTN, encoded by the coding sequence GTGCTGCTCTCCGACCGCGACATCCGGGCCGAGATCGACGCCGGCAGGCTGGGTGTCGACCCGTTCGACGACAGCCTGGTCCAGCCCTCGAGCGTCGACGTGCGCCTCGACAACCTGTTCCGGGTCTTCAACAACACCCGCTACACCCACATCGACCCCGCGCAGCGCCAGGACGACCTGACCTCGCTGGTCGAACCCAAAGAGGGCGAGCCGTTCGTGCTGCACCCGGGCGAGTTCGTGCTCGGCGCGACGCTCGAGCGCTGCACGCTGCCCGACGACCTCGCCGGCCGACTGGAAGGCAAGTCCTCACTCGGCCGCCTCGGGCTGCTGACCCACTCGACCGCCGGCTTCATCGACCCGGGCTTCTCCGGGCACATCACGCTGGAGCTGTCCAACGTGGCGAACCTGCCCATCACGCTGTGGCCGGGCATGAAGATCGGCCAACTCTGCCTGCTGCGCCTAACCAGCCCGGCCCAGCACCCGTACGGCAGTGGCGCCGTCGGCTCCAAGTACCAGGGCCAGCGCGGTCCCACCCCGTCCCGCTCGTACCAGAATTTCCTCAAGACCAACTGA
- a CDS encoding DUF1330 domain-containing protein: MSVYALNLFDIAGRDEYLAYSKRSPAEVAKHGGRVVALGRFQESITGDIAPRKVLILVEWESREAFDSYRDDPDLADLHAHRENGSSSYIWHLFDRLDDLRPLLKLT; encoded by the coding sequence GTGTCCGTCTACGCGCTGAACCTGTTCGACATCGCCGGCCGCGATGAATACCTGGCCTACTCCAAACGCTCGCCGGCCGAAGTCGCCAAGCACGGCGGCCGCGTCGTCGCGCTCGGGCGGTTCCAGGAGTCGATCACCGGCGACATCGCACCGCGCAAGGTCCTGATCCTCGTCGAGTGGGAGTCGCGGGAAGCGTTCGACAGCTACCGCGACGACCCCGACCTGGCCGATCTGCACGCCCACCGGGAGAACGGCTCGTCGTCTTACATCTGGCACCTGTTCGACCGGTTGGACGATCTGCGGCCCCTGCTTAAGCTGACCTGA
- a CDS encoding cupin domain-containing protein — protein sequence MKHVVPVTAALIAAILAPASAGATPPDGDIERTDLAQGTTGAPVVIVSVGHPTTLYVQDIVLHGPASSGWHTHPGPEHTVINEGTVYVQSVPDCVPVAYPAGQAVFIPAGIPHVVRNEGPGDAHAVVTYTLPADRAVRDDAPAACP from the coding sequence ATGAAGCATGTCGTCCCAGTCACCGCGGCCCTGATCGCCGCCATCCTTGCGCCTGCTTCCGCCGGCGCGACCCCGCCCGACGGCGACATCGAGCGCACCGATCTCGCGCAGGGCACCACCGGCGCGCCCGTCGTCATCGTCTCCGTCGGGCACCCGACCACGCTCTACGTCCAGGACATCGTCCTGCACGGCCCGGCCAGCAGCGGTTGGCACACCCACCCGGGCCCCGAACACACCGTCATCAACGAGGGCACGGTCTACGTCCAATCCGTACCCGACTGCGTCCCGGTCGCGTACCCGGCCGGCCAGGCCGTCTTCATCCCGGCTGGGATCCCGCACGTCGTGCGCAACGAGGGCCCCGGTGACGCGCACGCCGTGGTCACCTACACGCTGCCCGCCGACCGCGCCGTCCGCGACGACGCACCCGCTGCCTGCCCCTGA